tgatttcaggggcacctgggtggcttggtcgttaggcgtctgccttgatctcagggccctgggattgagccccacatcagctccctgctcggcgggaagcctgattcttcttctccccctccccctgcttgtgttctctctctctctctctgtccaataaataaataaaatctttaaaaaaaaaaaggggtaatAATTTCatccagagagggaagagaaagggatTGGGGAAGATGCTTCACTTGTGTCccaaatattttgagaaagagagactgtaTCTGAAGCAATTCATGAAAAACATGAAGGTCTGACAAAGCTGAGTCCTGGATATGATATTTGCTCTGGTTTCAACCTTTTCTGTGTACTTAGACTACTTCATACAAAATTTACCAAAATAATCACCTGTTTCTACCCCTCCTGGCAGGCCTCCTCTCTGGTCCTCACACCTGCCAGGCTCAGCGGGAGGCAGCGGGTCTGGACCCATTCAGTGCCAGGGCAGCAAATTCAGCTCCTCCTTCCAACCAGCCTGCTGCTGACCAGAGCGGCAGCACCTGTGGTCTCCGACAATCCTGACCCCGCAGAAGGCAGTCCCACCCCTGCCTGGTGCTGCCCTGCCCCTAGGGAGCTGCTCAAGTCGGGAGGAGGCAGCCAGACCCTTTCCACAGAGATCACAGCACAGGTGGGGAGACGCTGGGCTGGATCCCTCTGGCAAGGCTGGAGGATTCCTGCCCCGGGGAGGTAGGAGGGAGGTCAGAGATGCAACCGGGGGAGTCCCTATCTTTCCCTTGATGACAGGCAGATCTCAGGGAGTGCAAAGAGCATAAACTTTGGAGCTGCAGAAGACACAGGTTCAAAGCCAGCTCTCGTCTGAAATCCTTCCAAGACCCCAGGACCAATTACTAGCCCCAGGCTCCGTTTTCAcaactttaaaataagaatagtGCTCCCTGTCTCATCTCTCTGGATACAGGGACCCAAAATATGTCCAAAGGGatattacacacaaaaaaagatgcTATCCAGTAGAGGAAAACATAGATTccgtgaaagaagccagttgcaAAGGACAAATCCTGCAGGAATCCACTCATATGAGGTAAGCAGGCAAATTCATAAACACCGAAAGTAGCAGGGTACGGCCagcggctgggggaggggagggtgcggAGCGAGTGTTTACTGGTAGGGCGTTTCCGGTTTGCAAGATGAACACAAATTCTGGAGATCGGTGGTGGCTGCCCCTGGACATGACGGTGTTAATGCTGCTGAAGggacacttaaaaatggtgaGGACGGTAATTTTCCAGTTACGTGCATCTGACCGCAATTTAATGAAGTTAGGAAACGAGAAGCATTCTCTtcgaaaaaaaattctatcagtaACTTATGGCTGTACGCATAGAAAAATCTGGAAAGCTATACATAGAATTGTATATCGTTAAGTCCGCGGGTGGGCAAGATTGGAGAGGGTTGTCTATACTACACACTCTCTTCTATCATTTAAAACTGGAGCTTTTAGGAGTAGGAAAAATATCTGGGGAGAAGAGACCTTCCTCACTGTGTGGTTTCAGAGACTGTAAAAGTTGACAAGAAGTACCTGCCTTCTACCGTGTTAGGAGAAGGTGAACCCGCCCAGCCCGTCCCACCCAGGTGACAGACACGCCACAGGGCACCGTCCTCCCTGTAGAGAAGGAGAGCCCAGGCTGGGTAAGCTCAGACCCTGGGAACAAAAGACCCTTGCAGTCAGTTTCCTTGactgcaaaatgggaatattgCCGAACCGACCTCAGGGGCTTACTGTGACTACTTCAGTGACATAATGTATCCTGCCTGTCGCCCAGAGGAAGGTGCGCTCTGGTCACAGCTCACCTGCCATCGCAGAAAACCCTCCTGGAGCTCAGTGGGGGAAGACACCCAGGTCGGGGCTGAGCCACACAAGGACAGGCACAGGAGCCCTCCAGGACCTGCTCCATCACACAAGCCACATTCAAGAGCCTTGCCAGGCTCAGGGCCCCAGGAAAGGATGGAGGTTGAGAGCTGGGGATTTGCTTTCAGACCGCCCCTTAGGGACCCCTCGACATTGTTGATTTCCCTTGAACGCTTCTTCCGGACGGGGAAGAGAGTCAGAGACATGCCCTGCAGCCCACTCCGGCCCAGAGGCAGACCACCCAAGCATGCCCTAGCCCCTGTGTCAGCCTGCAGGCCTTCGGCTTTCACACTCGAGCCAGGGCCAGCGGGCTGGGCTGCGGGGAAACAGGGCACAGAAAGCCTTTTGTTCAAGACCAAACAGAGATGCTGGGCAAGCTTCCCGGGcaagaggggaggcaggaggccggCGCTGCTCCTCATACCACACTTGGGAAGGCCGTCTGTCCCTCCGCCGCGCtcccagggaagggggaagggccATTCCCCAGAGGCCTGAGGAAGACAGTGGGTCAGCGGCCCTGTCCCGGAAGGGCTCCAGGCCTGTGAATCTCCTCCTCGGTCAGCCCCCCTGGGCCTCCTCTGGTCCCAGAGCCAGGAGTGGGAGGAAAGGTCTCCCCTCGTCATCAGTTGCGCACAGCCCCCACCCACTCGGGAGCGGGGCACTGCCCTCTAGGCCCCCACACCCACTTGGGGTGAGTCAGCCATGGGCTGGGGGCACTGCCTGGCTTGGCACTCAGCCCGCAGAGAAAGGCACACCCTCACTTCccgggaaaggaagagaggacacCGTCAGGGCAGGAGGCGGAAGGCACAAGTTGTTTCCAAACTGCTCTCACATTTGGGCTGCGCCTCCCAGGCAGGTGTGTCCTCCTGCGATCCTGCCAGGCTGTGGCCTACCTTTCGGGGCGAAGAGTAACCAGTGAGGGACACCCACCGGGGGCTCCCAAGCCAAGCCCACAGAGCAGCAGGCCAGCTGGAGGCCCGAgctgccccctcaccccaccaGGCGGGCTTTGGAGCCCCCAGCTACGGAGACGGGTGACGTGCCAACACTGTGCCCACTGCTTCCTGGCCATAGCTCCCTGTCACTTCACTTGcgggtgaccttgggaaagtcaccaactttccctcccagggctctggtttcctcatctgtaaaatggttcaTGACTTTATAGCGAGGACTGAATGACAGAGTCCGTGGAAAGCTCTGGCCCAGCGCCCGCCGCATATTTAAGACTGCGGTGTTAGCTGCCCTCGCTGTCCTGCCAGGTTTCACCGGTGCCTTTACTGAGGAGAGATTAAATGACCcgcccaaggccacagagccaggaggtggtgggacagagccccacagggCTGACTTTCTATGATACCAATCTGCCTCAAAGGCAAGCAGGCCTCCTGAGCCCTCCCTGAGCATCCAGAACTCCAGAAATGCTTCCTAGAACAAGACCCCCTTTTCCTGAGGAACCAAGCGGTCTGCAGGGAACCCCAGTGGAACACACGCAGATGCCTCTGGTGTCTCAGGGATAGCTCGAAGGAAACTCTAGAAGGGAGCCCCACTCTGCCAGGTCTGGGCCCATGGGGACAGAGGGGCCTCAGTCAGCTACGAGCACCAGCACCGCATGCCAGGACCGGCTACGGAATGGCGGGCTAGAGCACCCACGGGAGGCTGCAGACACATCTGTGAGACCCCAGGGGACCGGGACCGAGGCCAACCTGTTGCCTGTGGCCCAGCTCTCCGGGCTGGAGGGGGGCTGCCCCCCAGAGATCGAGAAGCAGGGGGcggagagaggtggggaaaggcAGGATCCCTGCGTGCCCAGGCGCTGCTCAGCACACCTGTCCACAGCCGACCCTGTCAGAGGGCGTGAGTTTGGCCGCGGCACCTCTGAGGGCGTCTGGGAATTCTAGAGCCACTTTCCCTCCGGAGAAACATCGCTCCCGGCAGGCTGTACGGCAGCAGTCCATTTAATTTTGAGGTTTTCGGCCCTCAAGAGACAGTTAAACTTAGAACTTGCTACGAGATGCAGTAGGTACGCACTGGGAAAGACAGCAAGGGATGTTGTGGC
This is a stretch of genomic DNA from Mustela lutreola isolate mMusLut2 chromosome 12, mMusLut2.pri, whole genome shotgun sequence. It encodes these proteins:
- the LOC131812984 gene encoding uncharacterized protein LOC131812984; translation: MIGGTKLREVKSPAQHHCTAPGRAPNTWSQAHPELATSPWLSPPGTTEVTKVCPRLRDLSASSLVLTPARLSGRQRVWTHSVPGQQIQLLLPTSLLLTRAAAPVVSDNPDPAEGSPTPAWCCPAPRELLKSGGGSQTLSTEITAQGPKICPKGYYTQKKMLSSRGKHRFRERSQLQRTNPAGIHSYEMNTNSGDRWWLPLDMTVLMLLKGHLKMVRTVIFQLRASDRNLMKLGNEKHSLRKKILSVTDTPQGTVLPVEKESPGWSQEWEERSPLVISCAQPPPTRERGTAL